Proteins from a single region of Papaver somniferum cultivar HN1 unplaced genomic scaffold, ASM357369v1 unplaced-scaffold_79, whole genome shotgun sequence:
- the LOC113344749 gene encoding uncharacterized protein LOC113344749, with the protein MATEENSQESSVHKLRSPESGSGDMVDMMFAKRGCCCGNWLPSWERIRDNYNNDQDQDGRWWSKGISVFKKIREWSELVAGPKWKTFIRKFNKKGGNQYHQGKKLKYDPLDYARNFDEGRANDDFSYPDFSSRYAFIPNSCKSSMDLGKDGPCFT; encoded by the coding sequence ATGGCAACAGAGGAGAATTCACAAGAATCTTCAGTACACAAATTAAGATCACCGGAATCAGGATCAGGAGACATGGTTGATATGATGTTCGCCAAACGCGGTTGTTGTTGTGGGAATTGGTTACCCAGTTGGGAAAGAATTCGAGACAATTATAATAACGATCAAGATCAAGATGGACGATGGTGGAGTAAAGGAATTAGCGTTTTCAAGAAGATTAGAGAATGGTCGGAACTTGTTGCTGGGCCAAAATGGAAAACGTTCATCAGGAAATTCAATAAGAAAGGAGGAAATCAGTATCATCAGGGAAAGAAATTGAAGTATGATCCGTTGGATTATGCTAGGAATTTTGATGAAGGAAGAGCGAATGATGATTTTAGTTATCCTGATTTCTCATCTAGGTATGCTTTCATTCCTAATTCTTGTAAATCTTCTATGGATCTCGGTAAAGATGGTCCTTGTTTTACTTGA
- the LOC113344622 gene encoding carbon catabolite repressor protein 4 homolog 1-like, whose product MIYDEKICLCFRVQSDHFDEFFAPELDKHGYQALYKKKTTEVYTGTYAIDGRATFFRRDRFSHVKKYEVEFNKAAQSLTDVVVPVTQKKAALSRLLKDNVALIAVLEAKFSNHGADTPGKRQLLCVGLL is encoded by the exons atgatttacgacgagaagATTTGTTTGTGTTTCCGG GTTCAAAGTGATCATTTTGATGAGTTTTTCGCCCCTGAGTTGGACAAACATGGTTATCAAGCTCTCTACAAGAAGAAGACAACAGAG GTTTACACCGGGACTTATGCTATCGATGGTCGTGCAACATTTTTCCGAAGGGACAGATTTTCCCATGTGAAGAAATACGAG GTCGAATTCAACAAGGCTGCTCAGTCACTGACAGATGTTGTGGTCCCAGTCACTCAGAAGAAAGCTGCTTTGTCTCGACTTCTTAAG GATAATGTTGCGCTAATAGCGGTTCTGGAAGCAAAATTTAGCAACCACGGAGCCGATACTCCTGGAAAGCGGCAGCTTCTTTGTGTG GGTTTGTTGTAG
- the LOC113344624 gene encoding uncharacterized protein LOC113344624 — protein sequence MEGFSRFMDRASSQGLFSGFSVSSSSIVVNHLHYADDTIFFLDNKREELHNLFSVLQCFEFIAGLKINNLKTRLIAVGAVHNLPMWAEELGCSVDVLPFMYLGMPLGAKCGSIKFGIQ from the coding sequence ATGGAAGGTTTTTCAAGGTTTATGGATAGGGCATCTAGTCAAGGTCTCTTCAGCGGTTTCTCAGTTTCGTCATCCAGTATTGTGGTAAATCATCTTCATTATGCGgatgacacaatcttctttttgGATAATAAAAGAGAAGAGCTACATAacttgttttctgttttacaATGTTTCGAATTCATAGCAGGCCTCAAGATAAACAATTTGAAAACACGTCTTATTGCTGTTGGAGCAGTCCATAACTTACCAATGTGGGCAGAAGAACTTGGTTGTTCAGTTGATGTCCTTCCTTTTATGTATTTGGGAATGCCTCTTGGAGCGAAATGTGGATCTATAAAATTTGGGATCCAATAA
- the LOC113344748 gene encoding uncharacterized protein LOC113344748 isoform X1, translating into MKSFSSISLSPPLYRISQSKLFTPIYRFRKDNQLELHFFPVFQFCLSNLSIKKRSGSGFVVRAANRGGNGESPYDVLGVSPSATPGEIKKAYRKLALKFHPDVNKQANAQEKFMRIKHAYNTLLNSESRRKYDYGRGASGGYSTSKNRSRKGREAEFYGFGDVLRDVQITVGDFFRDLQVEFQNWEASAASQGKPKSLWEELADIGEEFVEFLEKELNITDANVEEGNNTKTAEGKARESTGSPRAGADVRSDEIEDNIDEIEATLAQLKRELGL; encoded by the exons ATGAAATCTTTCTCTTCCATATCTCTGTCACCTCCCCTTTATCGAATTTCTCAATCAAAATTATTCACACCCATTTACAGATTCAGAAAAGATAATCAATTGGAGCTTCACTTCTTCCCTGTTTTCCAATTTTGTTTATCAAATCTCAGTATTAAGAAAAGAAGTGGGAGTGGGTTTGTTGTAAGAGCTGCTAATCGTGGTGGTAATGGTGAATCTCCGTATGATGTATTAGGTGTTTCACCTTCTGCAACTCCTGGTGAGATTAAGAAAGCTTACCGAAAGCTTGCACTCAAATTCCATCCTGATGTTAATAAACAG GCAAATGCGCAAGAGAAATTCATGAGGATTAAACATGCTTATAATACGCTGTTGAATTCGGAGTCACGGCGTAAGTATGATTATGGAAGAGGAGCATCTGGTGGTTATTCTACTTCGAAGAATCGGAGCAGGAAAGGTCGAGAGGCGGAGTTTTATGGGTTTG GTGATGTTTTGAGGGATGTACAAATAACAGTAG GGGACTTCTTTAGGGACCTTCAGGTGGAGTTTCAAAACTGGGAAGCAAGCGCGGCATCACAAGGGAAGCCCAAGAGCTTGTGGGAAGAGTTAGCG GACATTGGTGAAGAATTTGTGGAGTTTCTAGAGAAAGAGCTCAACATAACAGATGCTAATGTCGAAGAGGGAAACAACACAAAGACTGCAGAAGGCAAAGCACGTGAAAGTACTGGGTCACCGAGAGCGGGAGCTGATGTTCGGAGTGACGAGATTGAAGATAACATTGACGAGATTGAAGCCACTCTTGCGCAGTTGAAAAGGGAATTAGGTCTCTAG
- the LOC113344748 gene encoding uncharacterized protein LOC113344748 isoform X2 → MKSFSSISLSPPLYRISQSKLFTPIYRFRKDNQLELHFFPVFQFCLSNLSIKKRSGSGFVVRAANRGGNGESPYDVLGVSPSATPGEIKKAYRKLALKFHPDVNKQANAQEKFMRIKHAYNTLLNSESRRKYDYGRGASGGYSTSKNRSRKGREAEFYGFGDFFRDLQVEFQNWEASAASQGKPKSLWEELADIGEEFVEFLEKELNITDANVEEGNNTKTAEGKARESTGSPRAGADVRSDEIEDNIDEIEATLAQLKRELGL, encoded by the exons ATGAAATCTTTCTCTTCCATATCTCTGTCACCTCCCCTTTATCGAATTTCTCAATCAAAATTATTCACACCCATTTACAGATTCAGAAAAGATAATCAATTGGAGCTTCACTTCTTCCCTGTTTTCCAATTTTGTTTATCAAATCTCAGTATTAAGAAAAGAAGTGGGAGTGGGTTTGTTGTAAGAGCTGCTAATCGTGGTGGTAATGGTGAATCTCCGTATGATGTATTAGGTGTTTCACCTTCTGCAACTCCTGGTGAGATTAAGAAAGCTTACCGAAAGCTTGCACTCAAATTCCATCCTGATGTTAATAAACAG GCAAATGCGCAAGAGAAATTCATGAGGATTAAACATGCTTATAATACGCTGTTGAATTCGGAGTCACGGCGTAAGTATGATTATGGAAGAGGAGCATCTGGTGGTTATTCTACTTCGAAGAATCGGAGCAGGAAAGGTCGAGAGGCGGAGTTTTATGGGTTTG GGGACTTCTTTAGGGACCTTCAGGTGGAGTTTCAAAACTGGGAAGCAAGCGCGGCATCACAAGGGAAGCCCAAGAGCTTGTGGGAAGAGTTAGCG GACATTGGTGAAGAATTTGTGGAGTTTCTAGAGAAAGAGCTCAACATAACAGATGCTAATGTCGAAGAGGGAAACAACACAAAGACTGCAGAAGGCAAAGCACGTGAAAGTACTGGGTCACCGAGAGCGGGAGCTGATGTTCGGAGTGACGAGATTGAAGATAACATTGACGAGATTGAAGCCACTCTTGCGCAGTTGAAAAGGGAATTAGGTCTCTAG